A genomic window from Rhodococcus sp. KBS0724 includes:
- a CDS encoding alpha/beta hydrolase, whose translation MTRNTKPAWRRATQAGVLAIACTLFTAGIAQAAPDNSGNSASDVAANGSYVKSVQKINDRQLVVNVYAASMDKVVPIQVITPADNSEPRPILYLLNGAGGGEDSATWQRQTDVVDFFSDKNVNVATPVGGRLSYYTDWEQDDPKAGRNKWSTFLGEELPPLLNKELGSNGEQALSAISMSGTSVLNLAIEHPGLYNSVAAYSGCAQTSDPLGQQFVRITTEWIGGVDDVTNMWGPLDGQGWRDHDPLVNAEKLRGTPIYMSTGNGLPGFPNDTSLNPRMNDGRANLENQIIVGGVIEAATNLCTSNMAKRLYELNIPAVVDFRPTGTHSWGYWQDDLHKSWPFIADSLNV comes from the coding sequence TTGACGCGAAACACGAAACCAGCCTGGCGTCGCGCCACACAAGCCGGAGTTCTGGCAATCGCCTGCACATTGTTCACCGCCGGTATTGCGCAAGCCGCACCCGACAATTCAGGCAATTCCGCATCCGACGTGGCCGCGAACGGTTCGTACGTCAAGTCCGTGCAGAAGATCAACGACCGGCAACTCGTCGTCAATGTTTATGCTGCGTCGATGGACAAGGTGGTGCCCATTCAGGTCATCACGCCGGCCGATAATTCCGAACCGCGGCCCATTCTCTACCTCTTGAACGGTGCCGGCGGTGGCGAAGACTCCGCGACGTGGCAGCGCCAGACGGACGTCGTCGATTTCTTCAGTGACAAGAACGTCAATGTCGCGACCCCCGTGGGCGGACGCCTCTCCTATTACACGGATTGGGAGCAGGACGACCCGAAGGCCGGACGCAACAAGTGGTCGACCTTCCTCGGCGAGGAACTGCCGCCACTCCTGAACAAGGAACTGGGCAGCAACGGGGAACAGGCACTGTCCGCGATCTCGATGTCCGGTACGTCAGTTCTGAACCTGGCTATCGAGCACCCCGGACTGTACAACTCTGTTGCCGCGTACAGTGGCTGCGCTCAGACCAGTGACCCGCTCGGCCAGCAGTTCGTCAGAATCACCACCGAATGGATCGGTGGAGTCGACGACGTCACCAACATGTGGGGCCCGCTCGACGGTCAGGGCTGGCGCGATCACGATCCGCTGGTCAACGCCGAAAAGCTCCGCGGAACTCCGATCTACATGAGCACCGGCAACGGTCTTCCCGGCTTCCCGAACGACACGAGCCTCAACCCTCGCATGAATGACGGACGCGCAAATCTGGAGAACCAGATCATCGTCGGCGGCGTCATCGAAGCTGCAACCAACCTGTGCACCTCCAACATGGCCAAGCGCCTGTACGAGTTGAACATTCCGGCTGTGGTGGACTTCCGCCCGACAGGCACCCACTCGTGGGGCTACTGGCAGGACGATCTCCACAAGTCGTGGCCGTTCATCGCCGACTCGTTGAACGTCTGA